The proteins below come from a single Paraburkholderia flagellata genomic window:
- the betA gene encoding choline dehydrogenase, producing the protein MAAQEYDYIIIGAGSAGNVLAARLTEDRDATVLLLEAGGPDYRFDFRTQMPAALAYPLQGRRYNWAYETDPEPHMNNRRMECGRGKGLGGSSLINGMCYIRGNALDYDGWAEHEGLENWSYLDCLPYFRKAETRDIGANDYHGGEGPVHVTTSKPGVNPLFEAMIEAGVQAGYPRTDDLNGYRQEGFGPMDRTVTAKGRRASTARGYLDQAKHRSNIDIVTHAVTDRILFSGKRACGVVFLDGPARVTRYARREVLLCAGAIASPQILQRSGVGPGAWLRELDIPVVLDLPGVGQNLQDHLEMYMQYECKEPVSLYPALLMRNQPAIGIEWMLRGTGIGASNHFEAGGFIRTRDDDPWPNLQYHFLPVAINYNGSNAIKMHGFQAHVGSMRSPSRGRVKLRSRDPRQHPSILFNYMAEALDWREFRDAIRITREIIAQPALDRFRGRELNPGAALKSDAEIDAFVRNRAETAYHPSCSCAMGYDDMAVVDGEGRVHGVDGLRVVDASIMPRITTGNLNAPTIMIAEKIADRIRGREALARSNAPYFVAKGEPARGAGLSAASGTSHTEKIRAHSVTHQEI; encoded by the coding sequence ATGGCAGCGCAAGAGTACGACTACATCATCATCGGCGCAGGATCGGCGGGCAATGTGCTCGCCGCGCGCCTCACCGAAGATCGCGATGCAACGGTGCTGCTGCTCGAAGCAGGCGGCCCCGACTATCGCTTCGATTTCCGCACGCAGATGCCAGCGGCGCTCGCGTATCCGTTACAGGGCCGACGCTACAACTGGGCCTACGAAACCGACCCCGAGCCGCACATGAACAACCGGCGCATGGAATGCGGGCGCGGTAAAGGGCTCGGCGGGTCGTCGCTCATCAACGGCATGTGCTATATCCGCGGGAATGCCCTCGACTACGATGGCTGGGCCGAGCACGAAGGCCTCGAGAACTGGAGCTATCTGGACTGCCTGCCCTATTTCCGCAAGGCCGAAACGCGCGACATCGGCGCGAACGATTATCACGGCGGCGAAGGTCCCGTTCACGTGACGACGAGCAAGCCGGGCGTGAACCCGCTCTTCGAGGCGATGATCGAGGCCGGCGTGCAGGCAGGCTATCCGCGCACCGACGACCTCAACGGCTACCGCCAGGAAGGCTTCGGACCGATGGATCGCACCGTGACCGCCAAAGGCCGGCGCGCGAGCACCGCGCGCGGCTATCTGGATCAGGCCAAGCATCGGTCCAACATCGACATCGTCACGCACGCAGTGACGGACCGCATTCTGTTCAGTGGCAAGCGGGCGTGCGGTGTTGTCTTTCTCGACGGGCCCGCGCGCGTGACCCGCTATGCACGCCGCGAAGTGCTGCTGTGCGCGGGCGCGATCGCCTCGCCGCAGATTCTGCAGCGCTCTGGCGTCGGACCTGGTGCCTGGTTGCGCGAACTCGACATTCCCGTTGTGCTCGATCTGCCTGGCGTGGGCCAAAATCTTCAGGATCACCTGGAAATGTACATGCAGTACGAGTGCAAGGAGCCGGTCTCGCTCTACCCTGCGCTTCTCATGCGCAATCAACCCGCCATCGGGATCGAATGGATGCTGCGCGGCACTGGTATTGGCGCGAGCAATCATTTCGAAGCGGGCGGCTTCATCCGCACGCGCGACGACGATCCGTGGCCGAACCTTCAGTATCACTTTCTGCCCGTTGCGATCAATTACAACGGCAGCAATGCGATCAAAATGCACGGCTTCCAGGCGCACGTAGGTTCGATGCGATCTCCGAGCCGCGGGCGCGTGAAGCTGCGCTCACGCGATCCGCGCCAGCATCCTTCGATTCTCTTCAACTATATGGCCGAAGCGCTCGACTGGCGCGAATTCCGCGACGCGATCCGCATCACCCGCGAAATCATTGCGCAGCCTGCACTCGACCGGTTTCGCGGACGCGAACTGAATCCCGGTGCGGCGCTCAAGTCGGACGCCGAGATCGATGCTTTCGTGCGCAACCGCGCGGAAACTGCCTATCATCCGTCGTGCTCATGTGCGATGGGTTACGACGATATGGCCGTGGTGGACGGCGAAGGCCGCGTGCATGGCGTCGACGGCCTTCGCGTCGTGGATGCGTCGATCATGCCGCGCATTACCACCGGCAACCTCAATGCGCCGACAATCATGATCGCGGAAAAGATTGCGGACCGGATTCGAGGGCGTGAGGCGCTGGCGCGGTCGAATGCGCCGTATTTTGTGGCAAAGGGGGAGCCGGCGCGCGGGGCGGGATTATCCGCCGCGAGTGGCACGTCGCATACGGAGAAAATACGTGCGCATAGCGTGACGCATCAGGAAATCTAA
- the betB gene encoding betaine-aldehyde dehydrogenase translates to MSPFPLQRLFIDGSYSDATSGETFDTYDPATCTRLATVQHASAADIDRAVQSARAGQRVWAAMTAMQRSRVLRRAVELLRERNDELAALETRDTGKPIAETRSVDIVTGADVIEYYAGLAPALEGQQIPLRETSFVYTRREPLGVTAGIGAWNYPLQIACWKSAPALAAGNAMIFKPSEITPLSASKLSEIYIEAGVPPGVFNVVHGDGRVGAMLSVHPGIEKISFTGGVETGKKVMAAAGGSTLKEVTMELGGKSPLIVFEDADLDRAADIAVTANFFSAGQVCTNATRVFVHQSVIAAFEARVLERVQRIRVGHPADPATNFGPLASAAQLDKVLGYIESGKREGARLIAGGARLTQGDFARGQYVQPTVFSGCRDDMRIVQEEIFGPVMSILAFANEAEVIARANESLYGLAAGVVTESLSRAHRVIHRLEAGICWINTWGESPAEMPVGGYKQSGVGRENGITTLEHYTRIKSVQVELGPYQPVF, encoded by the coding sequence ATGTCCCCCTTTCCCCTGCAACGCCTCTTTATCGACGGCAGTTACTCCGACGCCACCAGCGGCGAGACCTTCGACACCTACGATCCCGCCACCTGCACGAGGCTCGCCACGGTGCAGCACGCGAGCGCCGCCGATATCGACCGCGCGGTGCAATCGGCGCGCGCCGGCCAACGCGTCTGGGCAGCCATGACGGCGATGCAGCGCTCGCGCGTGCTGCGGCGCGCGGTCGAGTTGCTGCGCGAGCGCAACGACGAACTCGCGGCGCTCGAAACCCGCGACACGGGCAAGCCCATCGCCGAAACGCGCAGCGTGGACATCGTCACCGGCGCCGACGTGATCGAGTACTACGCGGGTCTCGCGCCCGCACTGGAAGGCCAGCAAATTCCGCTGCGCGAGACCTCGTTCGTCTACACGCGGCGTGAGCCGCTGGGCGTCACGGCAGGCATTGGCGCCTGGAACTACCCGCTGCAGATCGCCTGCTGGAAATCGGCCCCCGCGCTTGCGGCCGGCAACGCGATGATCTTCAAGCCGAGCGAGATCACACCGCTTTCGGCCTCGAAACTGTCGGAGATCTATATCGAGGCAGGCGTGCCGCCCGGCGTGTTCAACGTGGTTCATGGCGACGGCCGCGTGGGTGCCATGCTGAGCGTGCACCCTGGCATCGAGAAGATTTCGTTTACGGGCGGCGTCGAAACGGGCAAGAAGGTCATGGCGGCCGCAGGCGGCTCCACGCTCAAGGAAGTCACGATGGAACTGGGCGGCAAGTCGCCGCTCATCGTCTTCGAAGACGCCGACCTCGATCGCGCCGCCGATATCGCCGTCACCGCCAACTTCTTCAGCGCCGGCCAGGTGTGCACCAACGCCACGCGCGTGTTCGTTCATCAATCCGTGATAGCCGCGTTTGAAGCACGTGTGCTCGAACGCGTGCAGCGCATCCGCGTGGGCCATCCCGCCGATCCGGCAACGAACTTCGGGCCGCTCGCGAGCGCCGCGCAACTCGACAAGGTGCTCGGCTATATCGAGAGCGGCAAGCGCGAAGGCGCACGGCTGATCGCGGGCGGCGCGCGCCTCACGCAGGGTGATTTCGCTCGCGGCCAATACGTGCAGCCCACCGTGTTTTCCGGTTGCCGTGACGACATGCGCATCGTGCAGGAAGAAATCTTCGGCCCGGTGATGAGCATTCTCGCCTTCGCCAACGAAGCCGAAGTGATCGCGCGCGCCAACGAATCGCTTTATGGTCTCGCCGCCGGTGTCGTGACCGAAAGCCTATCGCGCGCGCACCGAGTGATTCATCGGCTCGAAGCCGGTATCTGCTGGATCAACACGTGGGGTGAGTCGCCCGCCGAAATGCCCGTGGGCGGCTACAAGCAGTCGGGCGTCGGCCGCGAAAATGGCATCACGACGCTCGAACACTACACGCGCATCAAATCCGTCCAGGTGGAACTGGGACCGTATCAGCCCGTTTTCTGA
- the betI gene encoding transcriptional regulator BetI: MPKIGMRDVRRAQLIDATLQSIDQSGLSGTTLATVAQHAKISTGIVSHYFGGKDGLLEATMRHVLHDLWEATVRRRLAAKDEPRARLRAIVAANFDVSQVNAPVMKTWLAFWAESMHQPALRRLQRVNTRRLHSNLCAEFEKVLPGATARRAASGLAALIDGLWLRGALTGEPFDTKAALRVANDYIDLLLEARAKPRSGKSAK, from the coding sequence ATGCCCAAGATCGGAATGCGCGACGTGCGTCGCGCACAACTCATCGACGCGACCCTGCAATCGATCGACCAGTCGGGTCTCTCGGGCACGACGCTCGCCACTGTCGCGCAGCACGCGAAGATCTCCACTGGCATCGTCAGTCACTATTTCGGCGGCAAGGACGGCCTGCTCGAAGCCACCATGCGCCACGTGCTGCACGACCTTTGGGAAGCCACGGTGCGGCGGCGCCTCGCCGCGAAAGACGAACCGCGCGCACGCTTGCGCGCCATCGTTGCGGCCAACTTCGACGTTTCGCAGGTGAACGCGCCCGTCATGAAGACGTGGCTCGCGTTCTGGGCCGAGAGCATGCATCAGCCCGCGCTGCGCCGGCTACAGCGCGTCAACACGCGGCGGCTCCATTCGAACCTCTGCGCGGAGTTCGAAAAGGTGCTGCCAGGCGCCACGGCCCGGCGCGCCGCGAGCGGACTCGCCGCGCTGATCGACGGCCTCTGGCTGCGCGGCGCGCTCACGGGCGAACCGTTCGACACGAAGGCCGCGCTGCGCGTGGCCAACGACTACATCGACCTGCTGCTCGAAGCGCGCGCCAAGCCGCGCTCAGGCAAGTCGGCCAAATAA
- a CDS encoding porin: MRKLNAVALSGIAMALSAVSNACHAQSSVTLYGIIDAGVTYVSNAGGSHQVKFDDGIAQANRWGLKGTEDLGGGLKAVFQLESGFHLGNGQIANGGSLFGRLAYVGLQNDWGTLTFGNQADMTQEFVYLYNVTAWASGYAINQGDFDRMNGDHLPNAVKFMSNTFGGFQFGGMYSFSNTPGDFHTGSAWSAGAQYQNGPFAMGAAYTQLNNPSGIYAFDPYNMIGVRTFFGRPTVSVDPATGAVSSLYSETPFPVDKQATFGTGASYAIGDVTLMGAFTYTQIKAFGESEHMQVGEGGANWQVTPAFSVAGGYQYTHFDGHHWNQLSAGLHYLLSKTTDVYLSGDWLKASQGVDAVIGYSFTPSSTTTQADVRIGLRHSF, translated from the coding sequence ATGAGAAAACTGAATGCGGTGGCACTGAGCGGCATTGCGATGGCATTAAGCGCTGTTTCGAACGCATGTCACGCCCAAAGCAGCGTCACCCTGTACGGGATCATCGACGCGGGCGTGACGTATGTGAGCAACGCGGGCGGCTCGCATCAAGTGAAATTCGACGACGGCATTGCGCAGGCGAACCGCTGGGGTCTCAAGGGCACCGAGGATCTCGGCGGCGGGTTGAAGGCCGTGTTTCAGCTGGAGAGCGGCTTTCACCTCGGCAATGGGCAGATCGCCAACGGCGGCTCGCTTTTCGGCCGTCTCGCTTATGTCGGACTCCAGAATGATTGGGGAACGCTCACGTTCGGCAATCAGGCCGACATGACGCAGGAGTTCGTGTACCTCTACAACGTCACGGCGTGGGCGAGCGGCTACGCGATCAACCAGGGCGACTTCGACCGCATGAACGGCGACCATCTGCCGAACGCCGTGAAGTTCATGTCGAACACGTTCGGCGGATTCCAGTTCGGCGGCATGTACTCGTTCAGCAACACACCCGGCGACTTTCACACCGGCAGCGCCTGGAGCGCGGGCGCGCAGTACCAGAACGGCCCGTTCGCGATGGGCGCCGCCTACACGCAGCTCAACAACCCATCTGGCATTTACGCGTTCGACCCGTACAACATGATCGGCGTGCGCACGTTCTTTGGCAGGCCGACCGTAAGCGTCGATCCGGCTACGGGTGCGGTCAGCTCACTCTATAGCGAGACGCCATTCCCCGTGGATAAGCAGGCGACGTTCGGCACGGGCGCGAGCTACGCCATCGGCGACGTCACGTTGATGGGCGCTTTCACGTACACGCAGATCAAGGCGTTCGGCGAGAGCGAGCACATGCAGGTGGGCGAAGGCGGCGCCAACTGGCAAGTCACGCCCGCGTTCAGCGTGGCGGGCGGCTACCAGTACACGCACTTCGACGGCCACCACTGGAACCAGCTTTCGGCGGGCCTGCATTACCTGCTTTCGAAGACCACGGACGTTTATCTCTCGGGCGACTGGCTGAAGGCTTCGCAGGGCGTGGACGCGGTGATCGGCTACAGCTTCACGCCGTCTTCCACCACGACGCAGGCCGACGTGCGGATCGGCTTGCGGCATTCGTTCTGA
- a CDS encoding L-serine ammonia-lyase, whose translation MNVSVFDLFKIGIGPSSSHTVGPMVAACRFASHVEDANLLAFVRRVKVELYGSLGATGKGHGTDKAVLLGLEGNLPDSVDPDQIEPRLAAIRREKTLVLLGKQSIRFDEKECIGFFRKTMGGASTLHPNGMRFQAFDENGQLLVEKEYYSVGGGFVVNRDGDRVNGVRSGRDVPYPFRTGDDLLRVCNESGRSIAEVTLANECAARSPEEVREGLLVIWRAMAACVERGCKMHGELPGPMQVKRRAADLSVHLRSRSEESLRDPLSMLDWVNLYAMAVNEENAAGGRVVTAPTNGAAGVIPAVLHYYVKFVAGATEDGIANFLLTAAAIGIIYKETASISGAEVGCQGEVGVACSMAAAALAAVMGGTPRQVENAAEIGMEHNLGMTCDPVGGLVQIPCIERNAMGAIKAINAARMALKGNGEHYVTLDNVIKTMRETGADMKTKYKETSRGGLAVNVIEC comes from the coding sequence ATGAACGTCAGCGTTTTCGACCTCTTCAAAATCGGGATCGGTCCGTCCAGCTCACACACGGTCGGCCCGATGGTCGCCGCGTGCCGCTTTGCGTCCCATGTCGAGGACGCCAATCTGCTCGCCTTTGTGCGCCGCGTCAAAGTCGAGCTGTACGGTTCGCTCGGCGCGACGGGCAAGGGCCACGGCACTGACAAGGCGGTGCTGCTCGGCCTCGAAGGCAATCTGCCCGACTCGGTCGATCCTGACCAGATCGAGCCGCGCCTTGCCGCCATTCGCCGCGAGAAGACGCTCGTGTTGCTCGGCAAGCAGTCCATCCGCTTCGACGAGAAGGAGTGCATTGGCTTCTTTCGCAAGACGATGGGCGGCGCGAGCACGCTGCACCCGAACGGCATGCGTTTTCAGGCCTTCGACGAAAACGGGCAGTTGCTCGTTGAAAAGGAGTACTACTCGGTGGGCGGTGGCTTCGTCGTGAACCGCGACGGCGACCGCGTCAACGGTGTGCGCAGTGGACGAGACGTGCCTTATCCGTTCCGCACGGGCGATGACCTGCTGCGCGTTTGCAACGAGAGCGGGCGTTCGATTGCCGAAGTCACGCTTGCCAACGAGTGCGCGGCACGTTCGCCGGAAGAGGTGCGCGAAGGGCTGCTCGTGATCTGGCGCGCGATGGCCGCTTGCGTGGAGCGCGGCTGCAAGATGCACGGCGAGCTGCCCGGCCCGATGCAGGTAAAGCGCCGCGCCGCCGATCTCTCGGTGCATCTGCGTTCGCGCTCGGAAGAGTCGCTGCGCGATCCGCTTTCCATGCTCGACTGGGTGAACCTCTATGCAATGGCCGTGAACGAGGAGAACGCTGCGGGTGGCCGCGTTGTCACGGCGCCCACGAACGGCGCGGCGGGCGTGATTCCCGCGGTGCTGCACTACTACGTGAAGTTCGTTGCGGGCGCAACCGAAGACGGCATCGCCAATTTTCTGCTCACGGCTGCTGCCATCGGCATCATCTACAAGGAAACGGCGTCGATTTCGGGTGCGGAAGTGGGCTGCCAGGGCGAAGTGGGCGTGGCGTGCTCGATGGCGGCCGCGGCGCTTGCGGCGGTGATGGGCGGCACGCCTCGCCAGGTGGAGAACGCCGCTGAAATCGGCATGGAGCACAACCTCGGCATGACCTGCGACCCCGTGGGCGGCCTCGTGCAGATTCCGTGCATCGAGCGCAACGCGATGGGCGCGATCAAGGCGATCAACGCCGCGCGCATGGCGCTCAAGGGCAACGGCGAGCATTACGTCACGCTCGACAACGTGATCAAGACGATGCGCGAAACGGGCGCAGACATGAAGACGAAATACAAGGAGACGTCGCGCGGTGGTCTCGCCGTGAACGTCATCGAGTGCTAA
- a CDS encoding sarcosine oxidase subunit beta family protein, whose amino-acid sequence MSRYSIFSLFRNGLSYHENWERQWRSPEPKKEYDVVIVGGGGHGLATAYYLAKEHGVKNVAILEKGWIGGGNTARNTTIVRSNYLWDESAALYEKAMKLWEGLSQDLNYNVMFSQRGVMNLAHTLQDVRDTERRVNANRLNGVDAEFLTPEQIKEIEPTINLNSRYPVLGASIQRRAGVARHDAVAWGFARGADQHGVDIIQNCQVTGIRRNGARVTGVDTSKGFIKAKKVAVVAAGNTTTLADMAGVRLPLESHPLQALVSEPIKPVVNTVIMSNAVHAYISQSDKGDLVIGAGVDQYTGFGQRGSFHIIEGTLQAIVEMFPVFSRVRMNRQWGGIVDVSPDACPIISKTDVKGLYFNCGWGTGGFKATPGSGWVFAHTIAKDEPHPLNAPFSLDRFYTGHLIDEHGAAAVAH is encoded by the coding sequence ATGAGCCGCTATTCGATATTCAGTCTGTTCCGCAATGGGTTGTCGTATCACGAGAACTGGGAGCGGCAGTGGAGAAGCCCGGAGCCGAAAAAGGAGTACGACGTGGTGATCGTCGGCGGCGGCGGTCATGGTCTCGCAACGGCCTATTACCTCGCGAAAGAACACGGCGTGAAAAACGTCGCGATTCTGGAGAAGGGATGGATCGGCGGCGGCAATACGGCGCGCAATACGACCATTGTGCGCTCGAACTATCTGTGGGACGAGTCTGCGGCGCTCTATGAAAAGGCGATGAAGCTCTGGGAAGGGCTTTCGCAGGATCTCAACTACAACGTGATGTTCAGCCAGCGCGGCGTGATGAATCTCGCGCACACGCTGCAGGACGTGCGCGACACCGAGCGCCGCGTGAACGCGAACCGCCTGAACGGCGTGGACGCCGAATTCCTCACGCCCGAGCAGATCAAGGAAATCGAGCCGACCATCAACCTGAATAGCCGTTACCCTGTGTTGGGCGCCTCGATCCAGCGCCGCGCGGGCGTGGCGCGCCACGACGCCGTGGCGTGGGGCTTCGCGCGCGGCGCGGATCAGCACGGCGTGGACATCATTCAGAACTGCCAGGTGACAGGCATTCGCCGCAACGGCGCGCGTGTAACGGGCGTGGATACGTCGAAGGGTTTCATCAAGGCGAAGAAGGTCGCCGTGGTAGCGGCGGGCAACACCACGACGCTCGCGGACATGGCCGGCGTGCGTCTGCCGCTCGAAAGCCACCCGCTTCAGGCGCTGGTTTCGGAGCCGATCAAGCCGGTGGTCAACACCGTCATCATGTCGAATGCGGTGCACGCCTATATCAGCCAGTCCGACAAGGGCGATCTCGTGATCGGCGCGGGCGTGGACCAGTACACGGGCTTTGGCCAGCGCGGCAGCTTCCACATCATCGAAGGCACGCTGCAGGCCATCGTCGAAATGTTCCCGGTGTTCTCGCGTGTGCGCATGAACCGGCAGTGGGGCGGCATTGTCGATGTCTCGCCGGACGCCTGCCCAATCATCAGCAAGACCGATGTAAAGGGTCTCTATTTCAACTGCGGCTGGGGCACCGGCGGCTTCAAGGCGACGCCGGGCTCGGGCTGGGTGTTCGCGCACACCATTGCGAAGGACGAGCCGCATCCGCTGAATGCGCCGTTCTCGCTTGACCGCTTCTATACCGGCCATCTGATCGACGAACACGGCGCAGCCGCTGTCGCGCACTAA
- a CDS encoding sarcosine oxidase subunit delta: MLLIECPWCGPRAEIEFTCGGEADIARPLDTDNLTDKEWGDYLFMRHNPRGVHKEQWLHAQGCRRWFKATRDTVTYEIQSYETFGAANGVNAVANEAQGNKQGSTQR; the protein is encoded by the coding sequence ATGTTGCTGATCGAATGCCCGTGGTGCGGTCCCCGCGCCGAGATCGAGTTCACGTGCGGCGGCGAAGCCGACATCGCGCGACCGCTCGACACCGACAATCTCACCGACAAGGAATGGGGCGACTACCTCTTCATGCGTCACAACCCGCGCGGCGTGCACAAGGAGCAGTGGCTGCACGCGCAGGGCTGCCGCCGCTGGTTCAAGGCGACGCGCGACACCGTCACCTATGAGATCCAGAGTTACGAGACCTTCGGCGCGGCCAACGGGGTAAATGCGGTGGCAAATGAAGCGCAAGGCAACAAGCAAGGGAGCACGCAGCGATGA